The proteins below are encoded in one region of Aquisphaera giovannonii:
- the pth gene encoding aminoacyl-tRNA hydrolase: protein MKLVVGLGNPGNKYAATRHNIGFELIDRLAAAGLGASFSRKFEGQLAESEIDYRRVLLLKPETFMNLSGRSVGQALRFYKLEPADLLVVCDDLNLPVGKIRIRPGGSDGGQKGLRDINAHLGTEQYARIRIGIGDNGEQDAADYVLSRFRPAERAAIDDALILASQAVAVWVAQGTEAAMNRFNGISPGKP, encoded by the coding sequence TTGAAACTCGTGGTCGGCCTGGGGAACCCCGGCAACAAGTATGCGGCGACCCGGCACAACATCGGCTTCGAGCTGATCGATCGCCTGGCGGCCGCCGGCCTGGGGGCCAGCTTCTCCCGCAAGTTCGAGGGGCAGCTCGCCGAATCCGAGATCGACTACCGGCGGGTCCTGCTCCTGAAGCCCGAGACCTTCATGAACCTGAGCGGCCGGTCGGTCGGCCAGGCCCTCCGCTTCTACAAGCTCGAGCCGGCCGACCTGCTGGTCGTCTGCGACGACCTGAACCTCCCCGTGGGGAAGATCCGGATCCGCCCCGGCGGCTCCGACGGCGGCCAGAAGGGCCTCCGCGACATCAACGCCCACCTCGGGACCGAACAGTACGCCAGGATCCGCATCGGCATCGGCGACAACGGCGAGCAGGACGCGGCCGACTACGTGCTCAGCCGCTTCCGGCCCGCCGAGCGGGCCGCGATCGACGACGCCCTGATCCTCGCCAGCCAGGCCGTCGCCGTCTGGGTCGCCCAGGGGACCGAGGCCGCGATGAACCGGTTCAACGGGATCTCGCCCGGGAAACCTTGA
- a CDS encoding 50S ribosomal protein L25 has translation MAEALKIRVEPRDPAKNKGTGTRVVRRLRKEGRIPAVIYGHKQEVVPISLSKDDVWHMIKAASHLAELDLGGKSETVLVRDVQWDNLGREILHLDFARVSADEQIETEVKIELRGHASGVDEGGLLEHLVHTLAVKCPANAIPDSIRVDVSGVGLDQGIHVRDLKLPPNVVADADGDLLILHVVTPRSAEESTGADGADAATQPEVIKPERKEKDKED, from the coding sequence CGAAGCATTGAAGATCCGGGTCGAGCCCCGAGACCCCGCGAAGAACAAGGGGACGGGCACCCGCGTGGTGAGGCGGCTCCGCAAGGAGGGGCGCATACCGGCCGTGATCTACGGCCACAAGCAGGAGGTCGTGCCCATCTCCCTCTCGAAGGATGACGTGTGGCACATGATCAAGGCCGCCAGCCACCTGGCGGAGCTCGACCTGGGCGGCAAGTCCGAGACGGTGCTGGTCCGCGACGTCCAGTGGGATAACCTGGGCCGCGAGATCCTCCACCTCGACTTCGCCCGCGTCAGCGCCGACGAGCAGATCGAGACCGAGGTCAAGATCGAGCTCCGCGGCCATGCGTCGGGCGTCGACGAGGGGGGCTTGCTCGAGCACCTCGTGCACACGCTGGCGGTGAAGTGCCCGGCCAACGCCATCCCGGACTCGATCCGCGTCGATGTCAGCGGCGTCGGCCTCGACCAGGGGATCCACGTCCGCGACCTGAAGCTGCCGCCGAACGTGGTCGCGGACGCGGACGGGGACCTGCTGATCCTCCACGTGGTCACGCCCCGGTCCGCGGAGGAGTCCACGGGCGCCGATGGGGCCGACGCGGCCACCCAGCCCGAGGTCATCAAGCCCGAGCGCAAGGAAAAGGACAAGGAAGACTGA
- the rpsF gene encoding 30S ribosomal protein S6 yields MAVQTYEGMFLLDSTKAAAAWDDTVKHVHDILTKHSSEIVASRQWDERRLAYSIEGHKKGTYLLTYFKTDGSHLKDIVADCHLSDLILRELILKVPAKLEEHLVNQAMTSTPNVDSESGHEEDGDDRPRRRRRDD; encoded by the coding sequence TTGGCCGTTCAAACGTACGAAGGGATGTTCCTGCTCGACAGCACCAAGGCCGCCGCGGCCTGGGATGACACCGTCAAGCACGTGCATGATATCCTCACCAAGCACAGCTCCGAGATCGTGGCCAGCCGCCAGTGGGATGAGCGTCGGCTCGCCTACTCGATCGAGGGCCACAAGAAGGGGACGTACCTCCTCACCTACTTCAAGACCGACGGCTCGCACCTCAAGGACATCGTCGCCGACTGCCACCTGAGCGACCTGATCCTCCGCGAGCTGATCCTCAAGGTCCCGGCCAAGCTCGAGGAGCACCTGGTCAACCAGGCGATGACCTCGACGCCCAACGTCGACTCCGAGAGCGGGCACGAGGAGGACGGCGACGACCGCCCCCGCCGCCGCCGCCGCGACGACTGA